A section of the Mergibacter septicus genome encodes:
- a CDS encoding cytochrome-c peroxidase, which yields MKKKKLVLSVGAAIAIGFFGMVGYVHHFDKQQENLWLSKSESTDPQFKAVEKIFYQNGCQYCHSPQSEKPFYASLPIIKNLTSKDAAEGQAHFLLDEITAYANDPEKISTATLAKLERVILNNEMPLKSFVHLHWGSSLDSQEQETLLNWIREQRQRYHLPENTEGTSATRFIQPIPQHIPVDQAKVELGNVLFHSTALSGDGTISCATCHSLTTGGVDQLPTSTGIFGQKGGINAPTVYNAVFNFAQFWDGRAKDLADQAGGPPLNPIEMGSKDWNEIIDKLNQDENFKQAFTKVYPDGFTKQNITNAIAEFEKTLITPNSPFDRYLQGDSSALTQAQVRGYELFQKYKCDTCHSGVTLGGQSYELMGLKGDYFADRGTPITEADYGRYSQTQDPRDKFRFKVPNLRNIALTAPYFHDASAKDLHQAVEVMLKYQSGVVLPKQDVDDIVDFLHSLTGEYQGKTLTVE from the coding sequence ATGAAAAAAAAGAAATTGGTATTGTCTGTTGGTGCAGCAATAGCTATCGGCTTTTTCGGGATGGTCGGGTATGTCCACCATTTTGATAAACAACAAGAAAATTTATGGTTAAGTAAGAGTGAAAGTACCGACCCACAATTTAAAGCGGTAGAAAAAATATTTTATCAGAATGGCTGTCAATATTGTCATAGTCCACAATCTGAAAAACCTTTCTATGCAAGCCTACCTATCATCAAAAATCTTACCTCAAAAGATGCTGCTGAAGGGCAAGCACATTTCTTATTAGATGAAATTACTGCCTATGCTAATGATCCTGAAAAAATTTCGACCGCAACCTTAGCAAAATTAGAGCGTGTCATCTTAAATAATGAAATGCCATTAAAATCTTTCGTTCATTTGCATTGGGGATCTTCTCTTGATTCTCAAGAACAAGAAACATTGCTCAATTGGATCAGAGAACAACGTCAACGTTATCACTTACCAGAAAATACAGAAGGTACATCGGCAACTCGCTTTATTCAACCTATTCCACAACATATTCCTGTTGATCAAGCAAAAGTTGAATTAGGAAACGTTCTGTTCCATAGTACAGCTCTATCTGGTGATGGCACAATTTCTTGTGCGACTTGCCATAGTTTAACCACAGGTGGTGTTGATCAATTACCAACCTCAACAGGAATTTTTGGGCAAAAAGGTGGAATCAATGCACCGACTGTGTACAACGCTGTATTTAATTTTGCTCAATTCTGGGACGGTCGTGCGAAAGATCTCGCTGATCAAGCTGGTGGACCACCACTAAATCCGATTGAAATGGGTTCAAAAGATTGGAATGAGATCATTGATAAACTCAATCAAGATGAAAACTTTAAACAAGCCTTCACTAAAGTTTACCCTGATGGCTTTACTAAGCAAAATATTACAAATGCGATAGCGGAATTTGAAAAAACGTTAATCACGCCAAATAGCCCATTCGATCGTTATTTACAGGGTGATAGCTCGGCATTAACTCAAGCTCAAGTAAGAGGATATGAATTATTCCAAAAATATAAATGTGATACCTGCCACAGTGGTGTTACTTTAGGTGGTCAATCCTATGAATTGATGGGATTAAAAGGTGATTATTTTGCAGATAGAGGCACGCCTATCACTGAAGCAGATTATGGTCGCTATTCACAAACCCAAGATCCGAGAGATAAATTCAGATTCAAAGTACCAAACTTACGCAATATTGCTTTAACTGCACCTTATTTCCACGATGCTTCTGCTAAAGACTTACATCAAGCTGTTGAAGTAATGTTAAAATATCAAAGTGGAGTGGTATTACCTAAACAGGATGTTGATGATATTGTTGACTTCTTACACAGTTTGACTGGGGAATATCAAGGTAA
- a CDS encoding anion permease, which yields MKLAFKVPQLLGIVILTGLLYIQTPPAGLSIEGYHLALLFIATIASIVMNIMPTGAIAVLSIAVYCIFLPVEPTGKAAIAMALKGFNNSLLWLIVIAFMMARAFSKTGLGERISLILLSKFGQSSLRIAYCLGLADYILAPATPSNTARFAIISPIADSLAKTINSDDRKLGEYLISNASAMNDASAVGFSTAFAGNLALIGIAANLLGIKLTFGIWAKYLLLPSFCLFLLIPFILYLFISPNTKKTPEAPLFAKERLKEIGKIQSQEIMLAVIFIALVIMWILGSILNLNATGAAFIGLSAMLMFGILSWDDIKSEKGAWDTLIWFSVLMGMADHLRTLGVVQWLGSQVSTELSTLMHGASPLLFLFVLMFFFLLTSYLFASGTAKVVALGGVIIGTLLSLGVEPMIAVLSVAGVMNIGCNLTTYSHARNPLAMGYGYHTTGKWMVNGVVIVFSGFIIFMLTGLIWWNLLGF from the coding sequence ATGAAATTAGCATTTAAAGTGCCTCAATTATTAGGTATCGTAATTCTAACAGGTTTGTTATATATACAAACACCACCAGCTGGATTATCTATTGAAGGTTATCATTTAGCATTATTATTTATTGCTACCATAGCTTCAATTGTAATGAATATTATGCCTACGGGTGCGATAGCTGTGTTATCAATAGCCGTTTATTGTATTTTCTTACCTGTTGAACCAACAGGTAAAGCAGCAATAGCAATGGCATTAAAAGGCTTTAATAATAGTTTACTTTGGTTGATTGTCATTGCTTTTATGATGGCGAGAGCTTTTTCTAAGACAGGTTTAGGCGAAAGAATATCCTTAATTTTATTAAGTAAATTTGGTCAATCTTCTTTAAGAATAGCGTATTGTTTAGGATTAGCTGATTATATTTTAGCACCAGCAACACCGAGTAATACAGCCCGTTTTGCTATCATTTCACCTATTGCAGACAGTTTAGCAAAGACGATTAACTCTGATGATAGAAAATTAGGTGAATATTTGATTTCTAATGCTTCTGCAATGAATGATGCTTCAGCTGTTGGGTTTAGTACTGCTTTTGCAGGAAACTTAGCTTTAATTGGAATTGCAGCGAATTTATTAGGAATTAAATTAACTTTTGGTATTTGGGCTAAATATTTATTACTTCCATCATTTTGCTTGTTCTTATTAATCCCTTTTATTTTATATTTGTTTATTTCTCCTAATACGAAAAAAACACCTGAAGCACCTCTTTTTGCGAAAGAAAGATTAAAAGAAATTGGGAAAATACAATCTCAAGAGATTATGTTAGCAGTCATTTTTATTGCTTTAGTTATTATGTGGATTTTAGGCTCAATATTAAATCTAAATGCGACAGGTGCCGCCTTTATTGGTTTATCCGCAATGTTAATGTTTGGAATATTAAGTTGGGATGATATTAAATCTGAAAAAGGAGCGTGGGATACCTTAATTTGGTTTTCGGTATTGATGGGAATGGCGGATCATCTAAGAACCTTAGGCGTTGTTCAATGGTTAGGTTCTCAAGTTTCTACTGAGTTATCAACTTTAATGCACGGTGCTTCGCCACTGCTTTTTTTATTTGTGCTAATGTTTTTCTTTTTATTAACGTCTTATTTATTTGCTTCAGGTACGGCAAAAGTTGTGGCATTAGGTGGTGTGATTATTGGAACCTTACTCTCTCTTGGAGTTGAACCTATGATAGCGGTATTATCCGTTGCGGGTGTAATGAATATTGGTTGTAACTTAACAACTTATTCTCATGCACGTAATCCCTTAGCTATGGGCTATGGCTATCATACCACAGGAAAGTGGATGGTTAATGGGGTGGTGATTGTCTTCTCTGGATTTATTATTTTTATGTTGACTGGATTAATTTGGTGGAATCTTTTAGGTTTTTAG